TGGAAGGCCCGCGGTCGTCACAATAGGGAAATGGGAGGTCAAACCAGGAGCGGTCAATGTTGTTCCTGGCGAGGTCGGCTTTTCTATTGATCTGCGCCATCCCGAAGAAGAAACCTTGCAACAACTCTCCGCTGCCATCCAAACGCAATGCGAAGCAATCGCACAAGAACGTCACCTTTCCATCTCCATCGAACTCACCGGCAAGAGCGCACCTCAGAAAATGGACCCCGGATTGCAAGCGACACTCGTCAAAGCAGCTGAAGCGTGCGGAGCAACCTGGAAATCGCTGCCAAGCGGTGCCGGCCACGATAGTCAGATCATGGCACGCCACCTGCCGACCGCCATGCTCTTCGTCCCCAGCCTAGAAGGGCGTTCCCACAGCCCCGCCGAATGCACAACCATCGACGATGCAGCTCGTGGAGCGAGTGTGCTGGCAACCGCGTTGTCTTCATTAGCATACTGAAGCATATCCTCTTGCTCCCCCGACCAGATTTCTTCCCAGGAATCAACCACCGTCCCAAACGTCCCAAATGTCCCAAAACCAACACTTGACATTTATCGGAAAATCAACTAAGTTTCAAACCATCAACAACCACAGAGCAACTATCCAGGAGGAGGACCGCATGAAAGAAACGCCCGTACCGGCAGGACTCGAACGCCGCAAAGAAGATATCGGACTCATTACCGGCCATGACCGCTTTGTGGATGATCTGAAATCACCCCAGCATCGCTCCTCCCCGCTGCACATGGCCCTGGTTCGCAGCCCCTATGCCCATGCGCAAATCAAAAACATCGACCTCGACACCGTCCGCGCCCTCCCAGACGTCGTTGCCGCTTTAAGTGGGGACGAGCTAGTAAGCAGCATGCCCACGCTAGAACTGATTACCACGTTACCCGGCCTCAAAGTACCCCGGCGGCAGCCATTAGCGCTTGATCGCGTGCGCTACGTCGGCGACCCGGTAGCTGTCATACTGGCCGAAGACCGCTATATTGCTGAAGATGCGCTTGATCTCGTTGAGGTCGACTATGAAGTGTTGCCCACTGTGATCGATCCAGAGGCCGCGCTTGCTCCCGACGCTCCTCTGCTCTACCAGGAACTCGGCTCAAATGTTGCCATCCAGATACCCAGCGGAGGTGGCGATATCGACGCCGCCTTCGCTCAAGCAGATGATATCGTTCGCCTGCGCGTTGTTAACCAGCGCGTGTCCCCCAGTTCGCTTGAAGCACGCGCCTGCCTCTTCGATTACGATACTGCCACGGGCCAACTCTCTGCCTGGCTCTCCTCTCAGACCATCTACCAGGCCCGGCGTGCTCTGGCCGCCGCTTTAGGCCTCAACCAGGACAAAATTCATGTTTACGCTGCCCAGGTTGGCGGAGCCTTCGGCGCCAAAGTGGGCATCAGTGGAGAAGAGATCATCGCTGCCATGCTCACAGTCAAATATGGCCGTCCGGTAAAATGGATTGAAACCCGTAGCGAAAATCTCCAGGCCCAGACGCATGGACGTGGCCAGGTGAATTATATCGAGGCAGCCGTACAGAAAGATGGGCGGCTTCTCGGCCTGAAAGTGCGTACCGTGGCCGACTTCGGCGCTTTCCTGGCCTATACCACTCCTATCTCTCCCAATACTACCGCGCGCATGCTCAATGGCCCCTACCAGATACAGGCTCTCGATTTCCAGGCAGTGGGCGTCTTTACCAATACCGTGCCGACCGCGGCCTATCGCGGAGCGGGCAGACCCGAGGCGACCTACCTGCTAGAACGAACCATAGACGCTATTGCCCGCCATCTCCACATCGATCCCGCTGAGGTGCGTCGTCGCAACCTGATTGCCCCGGACGCTTTCCCCTACCACACCGTACATGGAGCAACCTACGACAGCGGCAACTACCAGGCCGCCCTCGAGCGAGCGCTAGAACTTGCCGACTACACCGGCTGGCGCGAAAAACAGCAAGAA
This sequence is a window from Ktedonobacteraceae bacterium. Protein-coding genes within it:
- a CDS encoding xanthine dehydrogenase family protein molybdopterin-binding subunit, whose product is MKETPVPAGLERRKEDIGLITGHDRFVDDLKSPQHRSSPLHMALVRSPYAHAQIKNIDLDTVRALPDVVAALSGDELVSSMPTLELITTLPGLKVPRRQPLALDRVRYVGDPVAVILAEDRYIAEDALDLVEVDYEVLPTVIDPEAALAPDAPLLYQELGSNVAIQIPSGGGDIDAAFAQADDIVRLRVVNQRVSPSSLEARACLFDYDTATGQLSAWLSSQTIYQARRALAAALGLNQDKIHVYAAQVGGAFGAKVGISGEEIIAAMLTVKYGRPVKWIETRSENLQAQTHGRGQVNYIEAAVQKDGRLLGLKVRTVADFGAFLAYTTPISPNTTARMLNGPYQIQALDFQAVGVFTNTVPTAAYRGAGRPEATYLLERTIDAIARHLHIDPAEVRRRNLIAPDAFPYHTVHGATYDSGNYQAALERALELADYTGWREKQQERHKARSSSLLGIGVSTFVEISGGPFGPSGPGIPQDAATVRIRRDGKILVESGVAHNGQGHFTAFAQIAAQTFDLPGSQVEVQMNNTALPAYSIGTFGSRTTQIGGAAVALAAQAAKEKALQAAAKLLEAAPADLEMSHGQVRVRGVPGRAISLGELAHQVEEHPELIEHDPPNLANGAPVEGLAALREFSPSAPTFSSGAHVAIVEVETETGEVHVLNYVAVDDCGRILNSYLTEAQIHGGLALGIGQALYEEATYDENGQPLAGTLMDYTLPNAKQVPHFMVDAVETPSPINPLGAKGAGEAGCIGGPPTIVNAVLDALAPLGIESIDMPLRPEKVWATVQAALQGTLKKIDPTPPAFFSATSKPKQADTSHQGGVSSVDV